A stretch of Aerococcus urinaehominis DNA encodes these proteins:
- a CDS encoding BlaI/MecI/CopY family transcriptional regulator: protein MSETAEMISPAEWEIMRIIWAHPDSQSKAIIQAATAFNDWQATTIKTLLARLVKKGWVKTQKKKNYYRYQAAISESQALAESINQLTDHTCKKNGYKLVMEVINQVDLDQAGHDQILACLEAKKLVDQVPCSCQPGQCNCHQHS, encoded by the coding sequence ATGTCTGAAACTGCTGAGATGATCAGCCCAGCGGAATGGGAAATCATGCGGATAATCTGGGCCCATCCTGATAGCCAAAGCAAGGCCATCATCCAAGCCGCCACCGCCTTTAACGACTGGCAGGCAACCACCATAAAAACCCTGCTAGCTCGTCTAGTTAAAAAAGGTTGGGTAAAAACCCAAAAGAAAAAAAACTATTACCGCTACCAGGCCGCCATTTCTGAAAGTCAGGCCCTAGCCGAGAGTATCAACCAGCTGACTGACCACACCTGCAAAAAAAATGGCTACAAATTAGTCATGGAAGTCATCAACCAGGTTGATCTGGACCAGGCTGGCCACGATCAAATTCTCGCCTGCCTAGAGGCAAAAAAATTGGTAGACCAAGTGCCTTGTTCCTGCCAACCCGGTCAGTGCAACTGCCACCAACATAGCTAA
- the ung gene encoding uracil-DNA glycosylase yields MIPQLEGLVWQDRLAACLAQPKIKQLADFVAQERAHYTVYPPSRDVFHAYQLTDYDQVKVVILGQDPYHGPNQAQGLAFSVQRGVKVPPSLRNIYQELASDLGIAPAQHGDLTSWAQQGVFLLNTVLTVRAGEANSHRGQGWELVTDETIRQLNQRDQPIVFILWGKPAQTKRALIDERRHAVITAPHPSPLSAYRGFFGSRPFSQTNKILEASGQKPIDWQLPE; encoded by the coding sequence ATGATTCCACAACTTGAGGGTTTAGTTTGGCAGGACCGCTTGGCAGCCTGCCTGGCTCAGCCAAAAATAAAGCAACTGGCAGATTTTGTTGCCCAAGAACGGGCCCATTACACGGTATATCCACCATCCCGTGACGTCTTTCACGCCTACCAGCTCACCGACTATGACCAGGTCAAGGTGGTCATTCTGGGCCAAGACCCCTATCACGGGCCTAATCAAGCCCAGGGTCTGGCATTTTCGGTCCAACGTGGCGTCAAGGTCCCGCCATCCTTGCGTAATATCTACCAGGAATTAGCCAGCGACCTAGGCATTGCCCCAGCTCAACATGGTGATTTAACATCCTGGGCCCAGCAGGGGGTCTTTTTATTAAATACCGTGCTGACGGTTCGGGCTGGAGAGGCCAACTCCCACCGCGGTCAGGGTTGGGAGTTAGTCACTGATGAAACTATCCGCCAACTTAACCAGCGTGACCAGCCCATTGTTTTTATCTTGTGGGGTAAGCCAGCCCAGACTAAGCGGGCCTTAATCGATGAGCGTCGTCATGCGGTGATTACTGCGCCGCATCCGAGTCCCTTGTCAGCCTACCGGGGTTTTTTCGGCAGTCGGCCCTTCTCACAAACCAATAAAATACTTGAAGCCAGTGGCCAAAAGCCTATTGATTGGCAGCTGCCGGAATAA
- a CDS encoding alpha/beta fold hydrolase, protein MTKNQQVPYQTYTNLPSSLPDRPYIPYYVWPATNRKPRAIIHIVHGMSEHATRYQDLANWFSRQGFVVVGHDHIGHGPLAKANQRLGYFGSRQASRDLVEDLRRVVQANQDRFPGLAYIILGHSMGSYITRLFLDQYSNQVDASILTGTNATSLLYFLGGQVADLLNLYQPQAVNYAIHRQLFGGGLVKTKDGVMTDNPLWYPPAPGQTHDFPLAAFPFTNNGFAELVKLASRATRPSWAKRLDPQLKLLIIGGLKDPLVNGGRDLDRLANQVQASPVQSARLLVYPNKGHEVLQYSGAQAVYQDILNWLNTWLDQ, encoded by the coding sequence ATGACCAAGAACCAGCAAGTCCCTTACCAAACTTATACCAATTTGCCATCTAGTTTGCCTGACCGCCCCTATATCCCCTATTATGTCTGGCCAGCAACCAACCGTAAACCCCGGGCCATCATCCATATCGTCCACGGTATGTCGGAACATGCTACCCGCTACCAGGACTTAGCCAACTGGTTTAGCCGGCAAGGCTTTGTAGTGGTGGGCCACGACCATATTGGCCACGGGCCCCTGGCCAAAGCCAACCAGCGTTTGGGTTACTTTGGCAGTCGTCAGGCCAGCCGTGATTTGGTTGAAGATTTAAGGCGGGTGGTCCAAGCCAACCAGGATCGGTTTCCTGGCCTAGCTTATATTATCCTCGGCCATTCCATGGGGTCTTATATTACCCGCCTGTTCCTGGACCAGTACAGCAACCAGGTCGATGCCAGCATTTTAACTGGCACCAATGCCACTTCCCTCCTATATTTTTTAGGTGGCCAAGTAGCTGACCTGCTTAACCTCTACCAGCCCCAGGCGGTTAACTATGCCATCCACCGCCAGCTCTTTGGTGGTGGTCTAGTCAAAACCAAGGATGGCGTCATGACTGACAACCCCCTCTGGTATCCCCCCGCACCCGGCCAGACTCATGACTTTCCCCTGGCGGCCTTTCCCTTCACCAATAATGGCTTTGCGGAATTAGTGAAACTAGCTAGTCGGGCCACGCGGCCAAGTTGGGCCAAACGCCTGGACCCCCAACTAAAACTCCTGATTATCGGGGGATTAAAAGACCCACTGGTAAACGGTGGCCGTGACCTGGACCGCTTGGCTAACCAGGTCCAGGCTTCTCCTGTCCAGTCAGCCCGCTTGCTGGTTTACCCCAACAAGGGCCACGAGGTACTTCAGTATAGCGGGGCCCAGGCTGTCTACCAGGATATCTTAAACTGGTTAAATACCTGGCTTGACCAATAA